A genomic stretch from Flavobacterium humidisoli includes:
- a CDS encoding SusC/RagA family TonB-linked outer membrane protein: MYFKPSYLNLKSLFFLVLALLAFQRGYSKTLLKESKVANKIEKATLVSIFSKLTQQTDYKFSYGQAIIADNTAYTVNYNTESITAILNDLSKKANFNYNINGKLILIQKTAEPKAVNAKAIERIKIKGKVVDENKLPIPGASVIETSTSNSTVTDFDGVFELTVGEGKTIDISYVGYKSKTVPAQSGFMTIQLEPATAELNEVLVVGYGKQSKKDVTGAVTQLEAANFKQGVSISPDNLIQGKVAGVRVVSTSGEPGAGVNVTIRGVGSIRSGSTPLFVVDGIPLSNDDVSPSGTNVGFGSSQAKNPLNFLNNSDIESITVLKDASASAIYGARGSNGVVLVTTKKGAKGDGTLTFDSSLGISTVANKLDVLSAGQYRNAIKDKAFDHGGNTDWQDVIFREAITKSNSLAFSKQTESGNYYASVSQLDQEGIIRNSNFKRLTGRINAAESFLDNKRLKIKFNLTASETKDDGVPTSDDGGSNGQLLVHTLMANPTRSVFDANGNYTNFNMNAHYNPAYLLSIYTDQTRTLRVLGNFETSFRIVNGLEYKLNLGIDRSMSERNTTIFPNLTDLNSKGKYVQNNLDSKNSLVEHYLTYNLNLDKHKIEALGGFSYQKFERSGTSFSIDGISNQGEGVPPSINPGFKGTQSGTTGYAQENELQSYFGRLNYSFDNKYLLTASMRGDGSTRFGKNNKYGYFPSFALGWNIANESFLKESSTLNNLKLRASWGQTGNQEVENKITQASYSLSGADGYYLYDDLNLVNGVSVNRTPNPDLKWEVVTQFNVGLDFNLWNDKLYGTLDYFNKTTTDAILNVPSQALSPTTTIWTNIDGKIINKGIEFMLGSKIVDTKNFSWNIDMNGATLNNKIEDLPVSEILTGTISGPGQSGVNANIYKSGYAAGSFYLLEHIGFDANGGNIFKDQNGDGVIDNSDRVIIEGALPTFYYGFNSDMRYKNFTFSFSIIGQTGGYLLNNTGLNALNINNLASDRNVATGYYESGANAANSPILSTLFLEKSDFIRLNTARIGYNFDLKGLNWINGLTLYVTGQNLITITNYTGYDPLINSPKSNGGNQSIGIDYASYPTSRTFSFGATLKL; this comes from the coding sequence ATGTATTTTAAACCTTCTTATTTAAATCTAAAGAGTCTTTTCTTTTTAGTTCTAGCTTTACTTGCCTTTCAGAGAGGTTATAGTAAAACTTTATTAAAAGAGTCAAAAGTAGCAAATAAAATAGAAAAAGCGACTCTTGTCTCTATTTTTTCAAAATTAACACAACAGACCGATTACAAATTCAGTTACGGACAAGCCATAATTGCTGATAATACAGCATATACAGTAAATTATAATACAGAGTCTATTACTGCGATTTTGAATGATCTTTCTAAAAAGGCCAATTTCAATTATAACATTAACGGTAAATTAATTTTAATTCAAAAAACAGCTGAGCCAAAAGCAGTAAATGCCAAAGCTATTGAGAGAATTAAAATAAAAGGAAAAGTCGTTGACGAAAATAAATTGCCTATTCCGGGTGCATCTGTAATAGAAACCAGTACTTCAAACTCAACAGTGACGGATTTTGACGGTGTTTTTGAACTTACTGTAGGAGAAGGAAAAACAATCGATATTTCGTATGTAGGATATAAATCTAAAACGGTTCCTGCACAGAGTGGTTTTATGACAATTCAATTAGAGCCAGCTACTGCAGAATTAAATGAGGTTTTGGTTGTTGGTTACGGAAAACAATCTAAAAAAGACGTTACGGGAGCAGTTACACAATTGGAAGCGGCAAACTTTAAACAAGGGGTAAGCATTTCGCCAGATAATTTAATTCAAGGAAAGGTTGCGGGTGTACGTGTGGTTAGTACAAGTGGTGAGCCAGGAGCGGGAGTAAATGTAACGATTAGAGGAGTTGGATCTATTAGAAGCGGAAGTACGCCTTTGTTTGTTGTTGACGGAATTCCATTGTCTAATGACGATGTGAGCCCATCTGGAACTAATGTTGGTTTTGGTAGTTCTCAAGCTAAAAATCCTTTAAACTTTTTGAATAATAGTGATATCGAATCTATTACAGTTTTGAAAGACGCATCTGCATCTGCAATTTACGGAGCAAGAGGATCTAATGGGGTTGTTTTGGTAACGACTAAAAAGGGAGCAAAAGGAGATGGAACTCTGACTTTTGATTCGTCTTTGGGGATTTCTACTGTAGCAAACAAATTAGATGTTTTGAGTGCAGGACAATATAGAAATGCAATTAAAGATAAAGCTTTTGATCATGGAGGTAATACAGATTGGCAAGATGTTATTTTTAGAGAAGCTATTACAAAAAGCAATTCGCTAGCATTTTCTAAACAAACAGAATCAGGAAATTACTATGCTTCTGTATCACAATTAGATCAAGAAGGTATTATTAGAAACAGCAATTTTAAGCGTTTGACAGGAAGAATTAATGCCGCTGAGTCATTTCTAGACAATAAACGTTTGAAAATAAAATTTAATCTTACGGCTAGTGAAACCAAAGACGATGGAGTTCCTACAAGTGATGACGGAGGTTCTAACGGACAATTGCTGGTTCACACATTAATGGCAAATCCAACTAGATCGGTTTTTGATGCGAATGGAAATTATACCAATTTTAATATGAATGCGCATTATAATCCAGCGTATTTGTTAAGTATTTATACCGATCAGACTCGTACTTTAAGAGTTTTAGGGAACTTTGAAACTTCTTTTAGAATCGTTAACGGATTAGAGTATAAGTTAAACCTTGGGATTGATCGTTCGATGTCAGAGAGAAATACTACTATTTTTCCAAACTTAACAGATTTGAATTCGAAAGGAAAATATGTTCAGAATAATTTAGATTCTAAAAACTCTTTGGTAGAGCATTATCTGACATACAATTTAAATTTGGATAAGCATAAAATTGAAGCTCTTGGCGGTTTCTCTTATCAAAAATTTGAAAGATCGGGGACAAGTTTCAGTATTGACGGAATTTCAAATCAAGGCGAAGGAGTTCCTCCTTCAATTAATCCAGGATTTAAAGGTACTCAATCTGGAACAACAGGTTATGCGCAGGAAAACGAGTTACAGTCTTATTTTGGAAGGTTAAATTATAGTTTCGATAATAAATATCTTCTAACAGCATCTATGAGAGGTGACGGATCGACTCGTTTTGGTAAAAACAATAAATACGGTTATTTCCCATCATTTGCTTTAGGATGGAACATTGCTAACGAAAGTTTCTTAAAAGAATCTTCTACTTTAAACAACTTAAAACTAAGAGCGAGCTGGGGACAGACAGGAAACCAAGAAGTTGAAAATAAAATTACGCAGGCAAGTTATTCATTGTCTGGCGCTGATGGATATTATCTATACGACGATTTAAATCTAGTAAACGGAGTTTCTGTAAACAGAACACCAAATCCTGATTTGAAATGGGAGGTTGTAACGCAATTTAACGTAGGTTTAGATTTCAATTTATGGAACGACAAATTGTACGGAACGTTAGATTATTTTAATAAAACCACTACCGATGCTATTTTGAATGTTCCTTCTCAAGCTTTGAGTCCGACCACTACAATCTGGACCAATATTGACGGTAAAATTATTAATAAGGGTATCGAGTTTATGTTAGGTTCAAAAATAGTAGATACTAAGAATTTTTCTTGGAACATTGACATGAACGGTGCAACGTTAAATAATAAAATTGAAGATCTTCCAGTTTCAGAAATCTTAACAGGAACTATTTCAGGACCTGGACAATCTGGTGTAAATGCAAACATTTATAAAAGCGGATATGCAGCTGGATCTTTCTATTTGTTGGAGCACATTGGTTTTGATGCAAATGGAGGAAATATCTTTAAAGATCAGAACGGAGACGGTGTAATTGATAATAGTGATAGAGTTATTATTGAAGGAGCGCTACCCACTTTCTATTACGGATTTAATAGTGACATGAGATACAAAAACTTTACGTTTTCGTTCTCTATCATCGGACAAACAGGTGGTTATTTATTAAATAATACAGGTTTAAATGCATTAAATATAAACAACTTAGCATCAGATCGTAACGTGGCGACAGGTTATTACGAGTCTGGAGCAAATGCTGCAAACTCACCAATCTTGTCAACTCTTTTCTTAGAAAAATCAGATTTTATTCGATTGAATACCGCTCGCATCGGTTACAACTTCGATTTGAAAGGATTAAACTGGATCAACGGATTAACGCTGTATGTTACGGGTCAGAATTTAATTACGATTACAAACTACACTGGTTATGATCCGTTAATTAACAGCCCAAAATCAAACGGAGGAAATCAATCTATTGGTATCGATTATGCAAGTTATCCAACTTCTAGAACATTCAGTTTTGGAGCAACTTTAAAACTATAA
- a CDS encoding FecR family protein codes for MIKRIKHSLEYLLDKSSRGKTSSAEENLLHDFAFSEYQKSKWDNDFMGNPEIESQKMYDEIQLRIGKKKSFRPYLKYIAAASILFLLGLGFFLRPNVLNQKQITFKTSSIPKSIQLSDGSKIYLAANSSFQYPEKFKGDQRTVSLLKGNAFFEVAKDKQHPFIIHSGEIKTRVVGTSFHIQLSKLNCKVIVVTGKVNVSGKGQSIDLVPNQEALFEAQKLTKQQADRAFLVNWYNEDVTLEQTTLKQVITILQYKYGVSFEYNNKHVLATPLTVFIKKDATLENVLEQINYITNLKFKVYGEIVKVD; via the coding sequence ATGATAAAAAGAATCAAACATAGTTTAGAGTATTTGCTGGATAAAAGTTCGCGAGGAAAAACTTCATCGGCAGAAGAAAATTTATTACATGATTTTGCTTTCAGCGAATATCAAAAATCAAAATGGGATAATGATTTTATGGGAAACCCAGAAATCGAATCTCAAAAGATGTACGATGAAATTCAGTTAAGAATTGGAAAGAAGAAATCTTTCCGTCCTTATTTAAAATATATAGCTGCTGCCAGCATTCTTTTTCTGCTTGGTTTAGGATTTTTCTTGAGACCAAATGTTTTAAACCAAAAACAAATCACATTTAAAACGTCATCGATTCCCAAATCTATCCAATTAAGTGACGGTTCGAAAATTTATCTGGCAGCAAACTCATCATTTCAGTATCCTGAAAAATTTAAAGGTGATCAAAGAACGGTTTCTTTATTAAAGGGAAATGCATTTTTTGAAGTTGCCAAAGACAAACAACATCCTTTTATTATTCATTCTGGCGAAATAAAAACCAGAGTTGTGGGAACTTCATTTCACATTCAATTATCAAAATTAAACTGTAAGGTAATTGTAGTAACCGGAAAAGTAAATGTGTCTGGAAAAGGGCAGAGCATTGACTTGGTACCAAATCAAGAAGCTTTATTTGAAGCCCAAAAGCTAACCAAACAGCAGGCCGATAGAGCATTTTTGGTGAATTGGTACAATGAAGATGTAACGCTAGAGCAAACTACTTTAAAACAAGTAATCACGATTTTACAATATAAATACGGCGTTTCATTTGAGTATAACAATAAACACGTATTAGCAACGCCGTTAACGGTATTCATTAAGAAGGACGCGACATTAGAAAATGTTTTGGAACAAATAAATTATATCACAAACCTAAAATTCAAAGTCTATGGCGAAATAGTAAAAGTGGATTAA
- a CDS encoding RNA polymerase sigma-70 factor, which translates to MNNPEIFEQTYNQYWKKLNAFSYTMTQDKDLAQNIVQDVFVDLWERKEELNIQAIEPFLFRAVKNQVFKHYQNNRFDKTILEEKFEDYIIDNFSTIDPEVMDLLYSLLDKLPEKRKEVLLMYKFQDMTIDQIAEELGISKQTVKNQISSAVKQLREGLKDLAWLAPFIIFNQKF; encoded by the coding sequence ATGAACAATCCTGAAATTTTTGAACAAACGTACAATCAATATTGGAAAAAGCTCAATGCGTTTTCTTATACGATGACTCAGGATAAAGACTTGGCACAGAACATCGTTCAGGATGTTTTTGTTGATTTATGGGAAAGGAAAGAAGAGCTGAATATTCAGGCGATTGAACCTTTTTTGTTTCGCGCCGTAAAAAATCAGGTTTTCAAACATTATCAGAACAATCGTTTTGATAAGACGATTTTAGAAGAAAAATTTGAAGACTACATTATAGATAATTTTTCGACAATTGATCCAGAAGTGATGGATCTGCTTTATTCCTTATTAGATAAACTTCCAGAGAAAAGAAAAGAGGTTTTGCTGATGTATAAATTTCAAGATATGACAATCGATCAGATTGCCGAAGAGCTTGGAATTTCGAAACAAACCGTAAAAAATCAGATTTCATCGGCGGTGAAACAACTTCGAGAAGGCTTAAAAGACTTGGCATGGCTGGCGCCATTCATTATTTTTAATCAAAAATTTTAA
- a CDS encoding phosphatidylinositol-specific phospholipase C1-like protein: MKPFLFTLLFVSAVNFGVQAQNNNLKMNQLQVIGSHNSYRHAIETDLYNTIQARDTSRSLKGLQYTHISITDQLNKGLRNLEIDIFADAKGGKYAHPRGLDIAKSEEAYDPEGLMKKPGFKVFHMPDIDFRTSCYTFEICLQELKKWSDANPNHVPVFITLEPKDGDANFFGTKPEDFTAAVFDEMDKVIRKKLGKDKLITPDMVRGKYKTLEEAVLHNNWPTLKEAKGRFLFILDNNGAKRDLYALNHPSLKGRAVFINAEPGKPEAATLFRNNSEDPQIEDLVKKGYLIRTRADSDTKEARANDYSHFEAAKKSGAQIITTDYYLPSTFFNSPYQIKYDDGSYVRNNPVTGK, translated from the coding sequence ATGAAACCATTTTTGTTCACTTTATTATTTGTCAGCGCTGTAAATTTTGGCGTTCAGGCTCAAAACAACAATCTGAAAATGAACCAGCTTCAGGTTATCGGATCGCATAACAGTTACCGTCACGCGATTGAAACTGACTTATACAATACGATTCAGGCAAGAGACACTTCTCGTTCGCTCAAAGGCTTACAGTATACTCATATTAGCATTACCGATCAATTAAACAAAGGTTTGCGCAATCTGGAAATTGATATTTTCGCCGACGCGAAAGGCGGAAAATATGCACATCCGAGAGGTTTAGATATTGCAAAATCTGAAGAAGCTTACGACCCAGAGGGATTAATGAAAAAACCAGGCTTTAAGGTTTTCCATATGCCGGATATCGATTTTAGAACTTCTTGCTATACTTTCGAAATCTGTCTTCAGGAACTAAAAAAATGGTCTGATGCTAATCCGAATCATGTTCCCGTTTTTATCACTTTAGAACCAAAAGACGGCGATGCCAATTTCTTCGGAACAAAACCAGAAGATTTCACCGCAGCCGTTTTTGATGAAATGGATAAAGTAATCAGAAAAAAATTAGGAAAAGACAAACTGATTACACCAGATATGGTTCGCGGAAAATATAAAACGCTTGAAGAAGCAGTTCTACACAATAACTGGCCGACATTAAAAGAAGCAAAAGGAAGATTTTTATTCATCTTAGATAATAACGGCGCAAAAAGAGATTTGTACGCATTGAATCATCCGTCCCTTAAGGGACGCGCCGTTTTCATTAACGCCGAACCCGGAAAACCAGAAGCTGCAACTTTATTTAGAAATAATTCTGAAGATCCACAAATTGAAGATTTAGTAAAAAAAGGCTACTTAATAAGAACTCGCGCCGATTCTGATACCAAAGAAGCACGCGCCAACGACTATTCCCATTTTGAAGCAGCTAAAAAATCGGGCGCACAAATCATCACAACCGATTATTATCTGCCAAGTACTTTCTTTAATTCACCGTATCAGATTAAATATGATGACGGAAGCTATGTTCGAAATAATCCTGTGACTGGAAAATAG
- a CDS encoding metallophosphoesterase family protein: MNSRYTFLHILFFVVFFNNTASAQKVKNLNGTQIAFLSDVHLQDLFGSFSDSDYKGVLNPKTGQYVLLRTMSSQLHSTRIFNENYFAFIAALEDIAKRKIKYVALPGDYTDDGQPIHVRGLAAILEQYTQKYGIEFFITTGNHDPVGPFAQESGKEDFLGKEGKSQPIFSKEGLYKPNLNIEQPVVVTADIAKMGYLGITEQLQNFGFHPNSKYKFWATPFSNYTSENYSFEKAAESAKLANRVYEVAPGYEVPDVSYVVEPIDGLWLMAIDGNVYIPKKNASTEKDSKNYNEASTGYNNVLSNKKHLIKWVETISAEAKKQRKTLIAFSHFPMIDFNDDASAEIKELLGPNKWQLNRVPVEEVAQVFADTGLKIHFGGHMHINDTGVRTSAKGNTLVNIQTPSLAAYIPAYKLLTFKKDNLVDIQTITIDNVPRYNELFDLYEMEYQFLKSQNVQDIWNIDILKTKNYHDFTDFHLKELVRLRFLKDDCPSDFKDFILNVSAKDLLVLANMQSDQDFDFILKNKEQFQTEWKEAEAKSQKILTQSNFKKDAFNWTGYDLLVDFYRFRSADELALVDVGIQRAKEYKILSNLFLEGSKADLSKDTPLQKQMKLFLIIFNKFMHEVPADHFTVDLKNGEIKSVK; the protein is encoded by the coding sequence ATGAATTCAAGATATACATTTTTACATATACTGTTCTTTGTTGTTTTCTTCAACAATACTGCATCAGCACAAAAAGTAAAAAACCTCAACGGAACACAAATAGCTTTTCTGTCTGATGTGCATTTACAAGATTTATTTGGCAGCTTTTCAGATTCCGATTATAAAGGAGTTCTGAATCCGAAAACGGGACAATATGTTTTGTTGCGAACCATGTCGTCTCAGCTGCATTCCACTAGAATTTTCAATGAAAATTATTTTGCATTTATAGCAGCATTAGAAGATATCGCCAAACGAAAAATCAAATATGTTGCACTTCCAGGAGATTATACAGATGATGGCCAGCCAATTCACGTTCGTGGATTAGCCGCAATATTAGAACAATACACCCAAAAATACGGAATAGAATTCTTTATCACTACTGGAAATCATGATCCTGTCGGGCCGTTTGCGCAAGAATCTGGAAAAGAAGATTTCTTAGGAAAAGAAGGCAAAAGTCAGCCCATTTTTAGCAAAGAAGGCCTTTATAAGCCAAATTTAAACATCGAACAGCCAGTAGTTGTTACCGCCGACATTGCTAAAATGGGTTATTTAGGAATCACCGAACAGCTTCAGAATTTTGGCTTTCATCCGAATTCAAAATACAAATTCTGGGCAACGCCTTTTTCTAATTATACTAGTGAAAATTACTCGTTTGAAAAAGCAGCGGAAAGTGCTAAACTGGCAAACCGTGTGTATGAGGTAGCTCCAGGTTACGAAGTTCCAGATGTAAGTTATGTTGTAGAACCTATTGACGGACTTTGGCTAATGGCCATTGACGGAAATGTTTATATCCCAAAGAAAAATGCTTCTACTGAAAAAGATTCTAAAAATTACAACGAAGCCAGTACGGGTTATAACAATGTGCTTTCCAATAAAAAACATCTAATAAAATGGGTTGAAACTATTTCGGCTGAAGCCAAGAAACAAAGGAAAACTTTAATAGCTTTCAGTCATTTCCCAATGATTGATTTTAATGATGACGCTTCTGCGGAAATAAAAGAGTTGCTTGGTCCAAACAAATGGCAGTTAAATCGTGTTCCAGTTGAAGAAGTAGCTCAGGTTTTTGCAGATACAGGGCTTAAAATTCATTTTGGAGGCCATATGCACATCAACGATACGGGAGTTCGGACTTCTGCAAAAGGAAATACTTTGGTTAATATTCAAACACCATCGCTTGCCGCATATATTCCCGCTTATAAATTATTGACTTTCAAAAAAGATAATCTTGTCGATATTCAAACCATTACTATTGATAATGTTCCGAGGTATAACGAACTTTTTGATTTATATGAAATGGAATATCAGTTTTTGAAAAGCCAGAATGTCCAAGACATTTGGAATATTGATATTTTAAAAACAAAAAACTATCATGATTTTACCGATTTTCATTTAAAAGAATTAGTTCGCCTTCGATTCTTAAAAGACGATTGTCCTTCTGATTTTAAAGATTTCATTTTGAATGTTTCTGCAAAAGATTTACTGGTTTTGGCCAATATGCAATCTGATCAAGATTTTGATTTTATACTAAAAAATAAAGAACAGTTTCAAACAGAATGGAAAGAAGCTGAAGCTAAATCGCAAAAAATCTTAACTCAGAGTAATTTCAAAAAAGACGCTTTTAATTGGACAGGTTACGATCTTTTAGTAGATTTTTATCGTTTTAGAAGTGCAGATGAATTGGCTCTAGTCGATGTTGGAATTCAAAGAGCAAAAGAATACAAAATCTTATCCAATTTATTTTTAGAAGGTTCTAAAGCTGATCTTTCAAAAGACACTCCGCTACAAAAACAAATGAAGTTATTCCTGATCATCTTCAATAAATTTATGCATGAAGTCCCTGCGGATCATTTTACAGTTGATCTGAAAAATGGCGAAATTAAAAGTGTGAAGTAA
- a CDS encoding glycosyl hydrolase family 18 protein: MKNNYKRMLQKCMIILVLGAFNLATAQKKVIAYIPNWIDLNAFSSTVQYSKLTHINIAFENPDANGYLSFNSGSNAIINAAHAQNVKVFVSLGGGSVSEGGSIRDNYFNLITPANRTAFIQKIYDYVVAHNFDGVDVDLEGPAINGDYGGFVIALANKLHANGKLISAALSEGYGGANVPSSTFAAYDWINIMAYDATGPWAPNNPGQHSPYSMAVNQFNYWTGRGLPASKAIIGLPFYGYGFGASANQGISYANIVAQYPGAENLDQVGNTIYYNGIPTIKQKTTFAIQNAGGVMIWELSQDATGTKSLLTAINQVITGSNPPATGTLIQAENYNTMSGVQTEATTDTGGGLNVGYCDTGDWMAYYNINFPTSGSYQIEYRVSSAVTGGRLSSDLNAGTIQLGAVNVPNTGGWQNWQTITQTVTVNAGTYNFGIYVQNTGFNINWFRITKSGSTAKSAPVNPEQSIASLEIYPNPTESQLFFSTEVSGGNVNVINTEGGATIFSQTVNNNSIDVSTLKTGIYLISVEKNGIKTVRRFIKK; this comes from the coding sequence ATGAAAAACAATTACAAAAGAATGCTGCAGAAATGCATGATTATTTTAGTCTTGGGCGCTTTTAATTTAGCGACAGCTCAGAAAAAAGTCATTGCTTACATTCCGAACTGGATTGATTTGAATGCTTTTTCAAGCACTGTTCAATACAGTAAATTAACGCACATTAATATTGCTTTTGAAAATCCTGATGCCAACGGATATTTGAGTTTTAATTCAGGAAGTAATGCCATAATAAATGCGGCACATGCCCAAAATGTAAAAGTGTTTGTTTCGCTTGGAGGAGGTTCAGTTTCAGAAGGAGGCTCTATTCGCGATAATTACTTCAATTTGATTACGCCAGCCAACAGAACGGCTTTTATTCAAAAAATCTACGATTATGTGGTAGCTCACAATTTTGATGGTGTAGACGTTGATTTGGAAGGCCCAGCAATTAATGGAGATTACGGCGGATTTGTTATTGCTCTTGCGAATAAACTGCATGCCAATGGCAAATTGATTTCGGCAGCGCTTTCAGAAGGATATGGTGGTGCCAATGTACCTTCATCTACTTTTGCAGCTTACGACTGGATTAATATCATGGCTTATGATGCAACAGGGCCTTGGGCACCAAACAATCCAGGACAGCATTCGCCTTACAGCATGGCAGTAAATCAGTTTAATTATTGGACAGGAAGAGGATTGCCTGCAAGTAAAGCCATCATCGGACTTCCTTTTTATGGCTATGGTTTTGGTGCTTCTGCCAATCAAGGAATTTCGTATGCTAATATCGTAGCTCAATATCCAGGGGCTGAAAATCTAGATCAGGTAGGAAACACCATTTATTACAACGGAATTCCAACAATCAAACAAAAAACAACTTTTGCGATTCAGAACGCAGGGGGAGTTATGATTTGGGAATTGTCCCAGGATGCAACAGGAACTAAATCTTTACTGACAGCAATTAATCAGGTAATTACAGGAAGCAATCCTCCCGCAACAGGAACTTTAATTCAAGCCGAAAATTACAATACAATGAGTGGTGTTCAAACCGAAGCAACAACCGATACAGGCGGTGGATTAAATGTAGGATATTGCGATACAGGCGATTGGATGGCTTATTATAATATTAATTTCCCAACTTCTGGTTCTTATCAAATAGAATATCGTGTTTCAAGTGCTGTTACAGGCGGAAGATTATCCTCTGATTTAAATGCAGGAACTATTCAGCTTGGTGCTGTAAATGTGCCAAATACAGGAGGATGGCAAAACTGGCAGACAATTACTCAAACTGTAACCGTAAATGCGGGAACGTATAATTTCGGGATATATGTTCAAAATACAGGGTTTAATATAAACTGGTTTAGAATTACAAAATCGGGTTCAACGGCAAAATCTGCTCCTGTAAACCCAGAACAATCAATTGCAAGTTTGGAGATTTATCCGAATCCGACTGAAAGTCAGCTTTTCTTCAGCACAGAGGTTTCCGGTGGAAATGTAAATGTCATCAATACAGAAGGTGGTGCAACTATTTTTTCTCAAACCGTAAACAATAACAGCATTGATGTTTCGACTTTAAAAACAGGAATTTATCTAATTTCGGTAGAGAAAAACGGAATCAAAACGGTAAGACGTTTTATTAAAAAATAA